The DNA sequence CACGCGGGCGGACGCCCGCCGCGTCGGGTTCCTGCTGATCGGCTTCCAGGCGAGCGTCGCACTCGTCTTCGTCGGCGTCCTGACCGCTTTCTGGTACTTCCAGGTCAGCCAGCACGAGCGCTTCCTGCTCCGCTCGGAGAACAACTACCAGCGGCAGCTCGACCTGCGGGCGCCGCGGGGCGTCATTCTGGACCGCGACGGCCGGGTCCTGGTGGAGAACCGCGATACGTCGAACATCTCCCTGATCCGTGACCAGGCGGAGCAGATCGACGAGTCGATAGCGACGCTCTCGCGGGTCACCGGGGTCGACGTCCAGGCGGTGCGGGATACGCTGGAACGCCATCGGAACGTCCCTTCGTCACGACCGGTCGCCGTCGTGCAGAATGCGTCGCTCGCCCAGATTGCGTCGGTCGCGGCGCGCCGTCTGGAGCTGCCGGGAGTCGTGGTGGAGCAGACGCCGAACCGCTACTACCCGGCCGCCGATCTGGCCGCCCATTCCTTCGGCTACGTCGGAGAAATCACCGAAGGGCAGCTCGATCAGGAGCAGTTCGCCGGGCTCCGGAGCGGCGACATCATCGGCCATGCCGGGGTCGAGCGCACCTACAACCACCTGTTGATGGGGACGGACGGCCAACGCCACATCGTCGTCGACAACATCGGCCGGGAGTTCGAGGTCGTCAGGGAGACGCTCCCGGTCGAAGGTCATCAGTTGCGGCTCACCATCGACTACGACCTGCAGAAGGCGGCGGAAGACGCCTTCCGGGCGGCCGGCTTCAACGGGGCGGCGGTGATGCTCGATCCGTGGAGCGGCGACGTTCTCGCGCTGGTCAGCCTGCCGGCCTACGACCCGAACGCCTTCGCCAACGGCATCGACGGCGCCGCCTGGACGGCGCTCAACCGCGACCGGTTGAAGCCGCTGCAGAACCGCGCCCTGCAGGGCCGCTACTCGCCCGGATCGACGTTCAAGATCGCGATGGCCGTCGCGGCCCTCGAGGAAGGGGTGATCGACCCCGACTTCAAGGTTGCCTGCCACGGCGGCGGTACGTTCTACGGCCGGTTCTATCGCTGCCACGCGACGCATGGCGTGGTCGGGATGGAGGAGGCCCTCGAGAAGTCGTGCAACACGTACTTCTACACGCTGGGCCAGCAGCTCGACGTCGATCAGATTCACAAGTGGTCGACCGCGCTCGGCCTCGGCGAGCTGAGCGGGATCGACCTGCCGTACGAGGTCCAGGGCCTGGTCCCGTCGCGCGCCTGGAAGCAGGAGGCGACCGGCGAGCGCTGGTATCCGGGCGAGACCATCTCGGTCGCGATCGGTCAGGGGCAGGTGTCGGTGACGCCGATGTCGCTGGCGGTGATGATGGCGACGGTGGCGAACGGCGGCCAGCGGGTCACGCCGCGGCTGCTCGACGCCTGGAACGACGGCAGCGGCTGGCAGAGAGCGTCCAATCCGTCGATGGCGTCGATCGTGCGGATGTCGCCGCAGACCATCGAGACGCTCCGGACCGGCCTCTGGAACGTCGTCAACCGGGAGGGGACGGGCCGGCGCGGCCGGATCCGCGGGCGTGACGTCATCGGGAAGACCGGCACCGCGCAGGTCATCTCACTCGACGGCCTGGAAGCGGCGGGGGAGACCGATCGCGATCTGCGCGACCACGGCTGGTTCGTCTTCGCCGCGCCGCGGGACGTCCCGCGTGTGGCCGGCGTGGTCTTCGCCGAGCATTCCGAACATGGCTATCTGGCCGCGCCCATCGCCCGCCACCTGATGGAGACCTACTTCGCCAAGGCGGAGGGTGAACCCTTGCCGGTGCTCCCGCCGCCCGCGCCGCCGGCGCGGCCCGCCGTCGGGCCGGACCGGGCGGACGTCCCGGCGGGCGGATCGCCGGCCGAACCGCCCGCGCTGCCGGGCGGAGAACCGGTGGCGGCGGGAGACCTGGTCGGGGCGGGAGGTGATCCGTGATCGTCGACCGCCGGCTCCTGGCGCATTTCGACTGGCCGCTCCTCACGGCGCTCGGCCTCCTGAGCCTGCTCGGCCTCCTGATGATTTACAGCGCCACCTACGATCCCGCGACCGGCCAGGCGGGACCGCAGGTCCTGCGGCAGCTCGTCGCGCTGGTGATCGGCTTCGCCGCGCTCGCCGCCTGCCTGGCGTTCGACTACCGGGCGCTCATCGAACGGTCGGCGCTGCTATACGGCGGCCTGCTGGCGGCGCTGGCGCTGACGCTCGTCGCCGGCGTCGAGCAGGGCGGCGCGCAGCGATGGCTCAACCTCGGGGTCGCCACGATTCAGCCGTCGGAATTCGCCCGGGTCGTCCTTGCGCTGGTCCTGGCGATGCTGCTGGTCCGCTCGCGCTACCGGCAGCGGACCACCGGCGACTGGGTCCTCGCCTGCGTCGTGGTCGCGATACCCGTGCTCATGATCATGCAGCAGCCCGACCTGGGGACCGCGGCCACCCTGCTGCCGGTCGGACTGGCCATGGCCCTCATGGCGGGCATGCGGTTCCGCGTGCTGGGCGCGCTGGCCGTCGTCGCCATCCTCGCCGCGCCGGTCGTCTGGGCCTACGGCCTCGAGGACTACCAGCGGACGCGCGTCGCCAGCTTCCTGGATCCGGAGCGGGATCCGCGCGGGGCCGGCTACCAGCAGATTCAGGCGCGGATCACGGTCGGCGCGGGGGGGCTGACGGGACGCGGCTTCCTGCAGGGGACGCAGAGCCAGTACAACTTCGTCCCGGCCGCGCACACGGACTTCATCTTCTCCGTCCTCGCGGAGGAGCATGGGTTCCTGGGGGTGGTCTTCGCCCTGGGGCTCTACCTGTTCGTGATCCTCAGGTCGCTGCAGGCGGCCCGAGTTTCGGAAGATCGCCTCGGCGTGCTGCTCGTGGCGGGCATCATGGCGGGATTCACGTTCCAGGTGGTCTACAACGTCACCATGTCGGCGGGCCTGTTGCCGGTGAAGGGGCTCACGCTGCCCCTGCTGAGCTACGGGCGCTCGTCGGTAATCGCAACACTCATCGGGTTCGGGCTCATCCTCAACGTGAGGATGTACCGGTTCTCAAAGTACTGATTCCCAGTACTGATGAAACTATCGACGGCTCGGCGCAACGCGGCGCACGGCGGCGTCAGGAGGGTGAGCGCAGTGGACCTGCGCGCCCGGGACGCCTGCCGGTCGCCGCGGCCGGGCCGCCAGGAGATCGCACTGCATGAACAAGGAGTTGATTGTGTCGTCGTCCGGCCGGGAAGTGGCCGCGGCGATTCTGGAGAATGATCAGGTTGCCGAGATCTACATCGAGCGGGAAAGCCAGCGCGGCGTCGCCGGCAACATCTACAAGGGGCGCGTCCGCAAGGTCCTCCCCGGGATGCAGTCGGCGTTCGTAGATATCGGCCTCGAACGTGACGCCTTTCTCTACGTCTCGGACGTCCTGGACACGATCGAGGAGTTCGAACGGCTCGAGTCGGGCGACAGCGACGACGATCCCCCCGCCGGCGACGGCGCTGGCGCCGATGACGCCAGCGGCAACGGCAGCAACGGCGGTAGCGGCGGCAACGCCAACCGGGGCAACGGCGGCAAGGCCAAGCCGACCGGCCGCGTCCGCGCCACCGGCCAGAACAGCGCCGACCAGAAGATCGAGAACCTCCTGAAGGGAGGTCAGGAAGTGCTGGTGCAGGTGGTGAAGGAGCCACTCGGCACCAAGGGCGCGCGCGTCACCTCGCACGTCAGCGTCCCGGGGCGCTTTCTCGTCTTCATGCCGGCCGCCGATTCCGTGGGCGTCTCGCGCAAGATCGACTCGCGCGAGGAGCGCCGGCGGCTGCGCGGCATCATCAAGTCGTTCCGGGAGGAGAACGGGTTCCCGGGCGGCATCATCATCCGGACCGCCGCGGCCCGGCGCTCCACCGAGGACATCGAGGGCGACCTGCGCTACTTCAACGAGCTGTGGACCGAGATGCGCGAGCAGATGGACTCCAGGCGCGCTCCCGCGGTGCTGCACCGCGAGGAGAACCTGGTGGCGAAGCTGCTGCGCGACCACCTAACGGACGACTACTCGGCGATCCGGATCGACGACACGCGCGAGCACGATCGCGCGCGCGGGCTGGTCGAACGGTTCATGCCGTCGCTCGCGCCGCGGCTCCAGCACTACACGAAGACGTTTCCCATCTTCGAGGAGTACGGCGTTCAGTCGGAGATCGACAAGGCGCTTCGAAGCAAGGTGTGGCTGAAGTCGGGCGGCTACATCGTGATCAACCAGACCGAGGCGCTGGTCGCCATCGACGTCAACACCGGCCGCTACGTCGGAAAGAAGAGCAGTGGTCTCGAGGAGACGATCGTTAAGACCAACCTGGAGGCGGCGGCCGAGATCGTCAGACAGATCCGGCTGCGCGATCTCGGCGGGATCATCGTCCTCGACTTCATCGACATGGACGACCGGAAGAACCGCCTGAAGGTGGCCCAGGCGTTCGAGCAGGAGATGCGGCGCGACCGCGCGCCGTCGAAGACCGCGCACGTCTCGGACTTCGGCCTGATCATCGTCACGCGCAAGCGCGTCCGGCAGAGCCTGGAACGGCAACTGACCGATCCCTGCCCGTACTGCTCCGGCAGCGGCGTCATCAAGTCCACGTCAACGATCTGCCACGAGATCTTGGCGGAGATGCAGAAGGCGGGCCCCGACCTGCACGGCCGGCCGGTTCAGCTACGGGTCAACCCGGACATCGCCCGGATCCTCCGCAAGGAGGAGCAGGGCGTCCGGCGCGACATCGAGAAGCTACTGGGGAGCGCCCTGACCATCGAGGCGGACGACCGGCTGCATCACGAGCAGTTCGACGTCATGGCCTGGTAGCGCGGGATCAGCGGCTGGGCGTCTTGCGCCAGATCTCGTGGATGGCGTCGGCGTTGATCAGCTTGGTCGCATAGGCGATCTGGCCGACGTGCAGCGCGTAGTGGCTCACCTGCAGCGTGATCACCTCGGCCAGGGTCATCGGCTCCGGCGTTTCCTCCGTCACCTCCAGCAGCCGCCCCGGATCGAACCCCCGGAGCGCGGCGTCCGCTTCCTCGATGGCCTGGTCCAGGTTGGCCCGCAGCAGGGCGGCCGGCAGCTCGCGGCGCTCCGCGAACTCGGTGCGGCGGTCGCGGACGAAATCGCTCCCGCCGATGATGCGGCCGATGTAAAAGCGGGTGGATCCGGTGCAGTGGAGCACCAGGTTGCCGATCGCGTTCGACTTCTCGTTCGGGCGCCACCAGATCTGTTCCGGCCGGAGCGCGCCGATACACGCGCGCACCTGCCCCGTCAGGTGGACGCAGAGCCGCGAGCGCGCGATGTCGACGAAGGCGGCGTCGGCGGAGGTGGCGGGATCGGTCATGGCGTGATCCTAGCAGCCCGTGGTGAAGCCCTGCGTGGCACCGCGAGCGGCGAGGCGCCCGGCTGACAAGGCTAACTGCGGCGCTGCGCCGTGGGGTAGGCTTCCCCGGATGCGCACCGCTTCCGAAGGGCCGAGAGGATGACGGCGGCGGGGAGGCTGCGCCTCGGCGCCGGCTTCGGGGCGGCGGTCCTGGCCCTGGCCGCGTTCGCGCTGGCATCGTCCCTGCCGGGGCCGGTGCGCGCGCTGATGGGGATCGCCGCGTTCATCCTGACCGCGGTCGCCTGCTCGGCGAACGCCGCGGCCATCCGGTGGCGGACCGTCGCGTGGGGCATCGGCCTGCAACTGGCCCTCGGGATCTTCATCCTGAGGTTCAGCATCGGCGGCGTCCGGCCGGGCTACGCGGCCTTCTCGGCCATCGCGGATGTCGCGACCGCGTTCATGGGCTTCACCAGCGCCGGGTCGGAGTTCGTCTTCGGCGTGCTGGCCGATCCCGCCGCGATGGAGCAGGTCTTCCCGACCGGCCTGGTGCTGGCGTTCGCCGCCCTGCCGATCATCATCTTCGCGTCGTCGGTCTTCACCGTCCTCTACTACCTCGGCATCCTGCAGGTGGCGGTCAGCCTGATGGCCCGCGCGATGATGCCGCTGATGCGCACGAGCGGCGCGGAGTCGCTCTCGGCCGCCGCGAACGTCTTCCTCGGGCAGACGGAGGCGCCCATCGTGGTCCGCCCGTACATCCCCGCCATGACGCAATCCGAGCTGCTCGCCCTCATGACGGGCGGGCTCGCGACCATCGCCGGCAGCGTCTTCGCGATCTACGTCAGCCTGGGCGCGGATCCGGTGGCGATGCTCACCGGGAGCGTGATGGCGGCGCCCTGCGGCCTCTACCTCGCGAAGATCCTGCTGCCCGAGACCGACCAGCCGGCGACGGCGGGCCGGGCCGTGATCAGCCGCGAGCGGCAGCACGTGAACCTCGTCGACGCCGCCGCGTCGGGCGCGGCCAGCGGCATGCAGCTCGCCTTCAACGTCGCGGCGATGCTGATCGCCTTCCTCGCGTTCATCGCGATGATCGACGCCATGCTCGGCTTCGTCCGGCCCGGCCTGTCGATGGCCGGGATCTTCGCTTTCCTCTTCGCGCCGGTCGCCGCCCTCCTCGGCGTGCCGCCGGCCGACATCCCGGCCGTGGCGGATCTCCTCGGCACGAAGCTCGTGACCAACGAATTCGTCGCCTACGTCAAGATGGGCGGCGAGTACGCGACGACCCTGAGCGACCGCGGGCGGACGCTGGTGACCTTCGCGCTGACCGGCTTCGCCAACTTCGGCTCCATCGGGATCGTCCTCGGCGGCATCGGCAGCATGGCGCCCGACCGGCGCGTCGACCTCGCGCGGCTGAGCGGCCGCGCCCTGCTCGCCGGGTTCACCGCCACGATGATCAACGCCTGCGTCGCCGCCCTGCTGCTGTAGGCTGATCAGCACGATGTTGCCAACCGTCGAATGGAAGGACGACCACGTCGTGATGGTCGATCAGCGGAAGCTGCCGGCCCACGAGGTCTACGTCGAGCTGAAGACGGCGCGCGAGGTGGCGCGCGCCATCGAGCGCATGGTGATCCGCGGCGCCCCCGCCATCGGCGTCGCGGCGGCGATGGGGCTGGCCCTCGGCGTCGTGAAGTCCCGCGCCACGGGAAGCGCGACCCTCGCCGGCGAGTTCTACCGGCAGTGCGAGATGATGGCCGGCACCCGTCCGACCGCCGTCAACCTGTTCTGGGCCATCGACCGGATGAAGCGCGTCTTCTCGGAGGCGGCGCGGGCGGGCCGGTCGCCGGCCGAGATCCGCGCCATCATCGTCGCCGAGGCGCGGGCGATCCACGACGAGGACGTGGACTGCTGCCGGACGCTGGGCCGCCACGGCGCGGCGGTGGTGCCCGACGGCGGGCAGGTCCTGACGCACTGCAACGCGGGCGCGCTGGCGACCGGCGGCTACGGCACCGCACTCGGCGTGGTCCGGGCGGCGGTCGAGGCGGGCAAGCGCATTGCCGTCTACGCCGACGAGACCCGGCCGTTCCTTCAGGGGGCGCGGCTCACGGCGTGGGAGCTGCTGCGCGACGGGATCGACACCACCGTCATTACGGACGGCATGGCGGGGCCGCTGTTGCGGAGCGGGAAGGTGGACGTCGTGGTCGTCGGGGCGGACCGGATTGCGGCGAACGGCGACGTCGCGAACAAGATCGGCACCTACACCGTCGCCGTCCTCGCGCGCGAACATGGCGTGCCGTTCTACGTCGCGGCGCCGACGTCGACCGTCGATCTCGCGACGCCGGACGGCTCCGCGATTCCCATCGAGGAACGGAACGAGCGCGAAGTGACCCACGTCGGGTCGTCGCGCGTCGCCCCGGAGGGCGCGGGGGTGTGGAACCCCGCGTTCGACGTGACGCCGCACGCCCTCGTGGCGGGCATCATCACCGAGCAGGGAGTCTGCCGGCCGCCCTACGGCGAGAGCCTGCGCGCCGCGTGCGAGGCCGTCTGACGCACATGCAACTACTGGCCATCGAGACGTCGTGCGACGAAACGGCCGCCGCCGTGGTGGCCGACTCCGGCGATCCCGCCCGGCCGTGGGACGTGCGCTCGAACATCGTGGCGTCGCAGGTGGAGATTCACCGCGCGTGGGGCGGCGTGGTCCCGGAGCTCGCGTCGCGCCAGCACGTGCGCGACATCTGCGGCGTCGTCGACCGCGCGCTGGAAGAGGCGGACACCGGCTGGGACGGTCTTGACGCCATCGCCGTGACGCAGGGACCGGGGCTGGTCGGCTCGCTGCTCGTGGGCGTCGCTTTCGCGAAGGCCGCCGCCGCGTCGCGCGGCCTGCCCCTCGTCGGCGTGCAGCACCTGGCCGGACACATCGAATCGCTCGTCGTCGAGGGCGGCGCGATGCCGCTGCCGGCCGTCGTCCTGGTGGTGTCGGGCGGGCATACCAACCTCTACCTGGTGGCGGGGGAGGCGGCGGACGGAACGCTCGCCTGCCGTCTCATCGGCAAGACCCGCGATGACGCGGCGGGGGAGGCCTACGACAAGGTCGCGTCGCTCCTCGGCCTGTCCTACCCGGGCGGCCCGGTGATCGACAAGCTGTCCCGCACCGCCAACGACCGCGCCGTCGATTTCCCCTACGCGCGCATGACGCACGACGACCGGAACGCTCCCCCGGAGGGCGCCCGTCCCGCCGGCATCGCGGCAACGCGCCGGCTCCGGGAGCTGGAGTTCAGCTTCAGCGGCCTCAAGACATCGGTCAAGCGCCACGTGCAGCGGCGAGTCGCCGAGCAGGAGGGCCGCGACGTCCAGGCGCGCCCCGGCGCGCCGGACGACATGGCGGGCCACGCCGCCGCACAGGGGGCGGCACCGCAGGGCGCCGCCGCGTCGGAAAACAGGCCCGACACCGCCGCCGCGCTCTCCGAAGCGGAAGTGGCGGACATCTGCGCCAGCTTCCAGCGCGTCGTCGTCGACACGCTGCTCGATCGGACGTTTCTCGCGGCGCGGCGCTATGGCGCGCGCAGCGTCGGCATCTCGGGAGGCGTCTCCGCCAACTCGCGCCTGCGCGCGGACGCCACGACGCGCGCCGAGCAGGCCGAGCTGCCGCTCTTTCTCCCGTCCATGGCGCTGGCCACCGACAACGCCGCCATGATCGGCGCGGCCGGCCTCCGCCTCCTCCACGCCGGCATCACCGCGCCACTCGACCTCAACGCCAGGGCGTCGCTGCCGCTCTGATACGCTTCGCGCATGAGCTGGCTGGGACAAACACACTGGCGCATCCTCGTTGCGCTCGGGCTTGGGCTCGTCTGGGGCGTCGTCGCCACGTTCGTCGGGCTCAGCGGTTTCACCCGCGACTGGATCACGCCCTTCGGCACCATCTTCCTGCGCCTGCTGCTCCTGATCGCGGTCCCGCTGGTGCTGGCGTCGCTCGTCACCGGCGTCGCGTCGCTCGCCAACCTCCAGAAGCTGTCACGCATCGGCGGCAAGACGATTGCCATCTACCTCGGGACGACCCTCATCGCCCTGGTGATCGGCCTCGTCGTCGTCAATGTCGTCGAACCGGGCGCGTCGATTCCGGAGAGCCTGCGCCTTAGCCTCCAGGAGGAATACCAGGGCGACGTCGAGCAGCGCCAGGAGACGGCCGACCAGATGGAGCGGGGGCCGCTCCAGCCGCTGGTCGACATGGTCCCCGACAACATCTTCAACGCCGCGTCGAACAACCGCGCGATGCTGAGCGTGGTCTTCACGGCCCTGCTCCTCGGCGTGGCCCTGATGCTGCTGCCGCGCGAACAGGCGCAGCCGTTGCTGTCGCTGTTCGAGTCCGTGAACGCGGCGATCATCAAGATCGTCGAGCTCATCCTGATCGTGGCGCCGGTCGGCGTCTTCTCGCTCATCGCCGGCACCATCACGTCGGTGGCGGGCGACAACCCGGCCGACGTGGCCCAACTGCTCGGCGCGCTCGGCCTCTACTGCGTCTGCGTGCTCGTCGGCCTCGCGATCCACGCGTTCCTGACCTATCCCATCCTGTTGCGGACCCTGACGCCGATTACGCCGTTCCGCTTCCTGCGCGGCGCCGCCCCGGCCCAACTGGTCGCGTTCTCCACGTCGTCGAGCGCGGCGACCCTGCCCGTCTCGATGGAGACGGCGGAGCACAATCTGGGCGTCTCGGAGGAAGTCGGATCGTTCGTGCTGCCGCTCGGCGCCACCATCAACATGGACGGCACTGCCGTCTACATGTCGGTGGCGGCGGTCTTCATCGCGCAGACCCTCGGCATCCCGCTCGATCTGGCGGCGCAGGCGACCATCGTCTTCACGGCCATGCTCGCGTCGATCGGCACCGCGGCGGTGCCCAGCGCGGGGATCGTCATGCTGGTGATCGTCCTCGAGGCGATCGGCGTGCCGGTGGCCGGCATCGCGCTCATCTTCGGCGTCGACCGCATCCTCGACATGTGCCGGACGATGACCAACGTGACGGGCGACATCACGGTGTCCGCCGTGGTCGCGGCGAGCGAGGGGCAGTTGACGGCGACGTCGATGAACGGCCTGTCGGGGGCGGCGGCCGGGGCCGCGGCAGGGTCCGGCTCATGACGCCGACCCGCGACGACGCCTGGGCCTTGCTGACCGAATACACCCAGGGCGACAGACTCCGGAAGCATGCGCTGGCCGTCGAGGCGGCGATGCGCGGCTACGCGCGCCAGTTCGGAGAGGACGAGGAGGCGTGGGGCATCGTCGGCCTCGTCCACGACTTCGACTACGAGCGGTGGCCGGACGCGGCGGATCACCCGTTCCGCGGCCGCGACATCCTGCGCGAGCGCGGCTGGCCCGAATACATGATCCGCGCCATCCTCTCGCATGCCGACTACAGCGGCGTGCCGCGCGAATCGCGGCTGGAGCACACGCTGTTCGCCTGCGACGAGCTGGCCGGATTCATCACCGCGGCGGCGCTCGTCCGGCCGACGAAGAGCGTCCTCGACCTCCAGACCAAGTCGGTCAAGAAGCGGATGAAGGACAAGGCGTTCGCCCGCGCCGTCAGCCGCGACGACCTCCGGCAGGGGGCGGAAGAGCTGGATCTGCCGCTCGACGAGCACATCACGAACGTCATCGGCTTCATGCGCGAGGTGGCGGGCGATCTCGGCCTGCGGGGAACCGCCTGAGAGGGTATTTTCTTCTTATTAAACCCAAAGCCAATTCCCATCACTATGTAGGGCTGTTTCAGACGCCCATATAGCAGCATTGGCGCCTATCTATTAATAGCGGTCCGGGAGGGCGAGCGATGACGGTTACAACCAGACGTGCGGTGAGGCGTGCGGCAGGCCCGACGGTGGCGGCCTTCGTGGCGGCGGCCATGGCCGGGATGGCCGCGCAGGAGCGCGAGTTCGTGCCGGTCACGGACGCGATCCTGGAGAACCCGGCGCCCGGCGACTGGCTCACATGGCGGCGGACGGTTAACGGCTGGGGCTACAGCCCCCTCGATCAGATCGACCGCAGCAACGTCGGCGGCCTGCGCATGGTCTGGACCCGCGCCCTCGCGCCGGGACGGTCCGAGGGAACGCCGCTCGCCTACGGCGGCGTCCTCTACATGCCGCAGTCGAGCGACGTGATCGAGGCGATCGACGCGGTGACCGGCGACCTCATCTGGAGCCACCGCCGCGACCTCCCGGAGGACGTGTACACGTTCGTCGGCGGCAATTCCGCCAACAACCGCAACATCTCCATCTACGACCGGTTCATCGTCAACACGAGCGACGACTCGTACATCTTCGGCCTCGACGTCGAAACCGGCGAGATCGCCTGGGAGACGCAGATCTTCGACTACCAGGAGACTCCCGCCGGACACAGTTCCGGGCCGATCATCGCCGACGGCAAGGCGATCTCGGGGCGGAGCTGCCGCCCGGCCGGCGGCCCCGAGACCTGCGTCATCATCGCCCACGACGCGCGGACCGGCGAGGAAGTCTGGCGCCGGCGCACGATCCCGGCGCCGGGCGAGCCGGGCGACGAGACCTGGGGCAGCGTCCCGTTCGAGCAGCGCGTGCACGTCGGCGCCTGGATGCCGGCGAGCTACGACCCGGAGCTGCGGCTCATCTACCAGGGGACGTCGGTCACCTCCCCGGCCCCGAAGTTCATGCTGGGGGGCATCGAGAACACGCACCTCTACCACAACTCGACCCTCGCCCTCGACGTCGACACGGGCGAGATCCGCTGGCACTACCAGCACCTGAACGACCACTGGGATCTCGACCACCCCTTCGAGCGCATCCTCCTCGACACCGCGGTCACGCCCGACCCCGCCGAGGTCGCCTGGATCAACCCGCGCATCCAGCCGGGCGAGATGCGGAAGGTGATGACCGGCGTGCCGGGGAAGACCGGCCTCGTCTACACCCTCGACCGCGAGACGGGCGAGTTCCTCTGGGCAAAGCCGACCGTCCCGCAGAACGTCATCAGCGGCATCGACCCGGCGACTGGCGTGGTCACCGAGAACGCCGAGGTGACGTTCACCGCCGAGGGGCAGCAGGTGCTCGCCTGTCCCAACATGCACGGCGGGAAGGACTGGGAGGCGGGCGCCTACAGCCCCCTCACCAACACCATGTACATGCCGCTCCGCAACATGTGCCAGCGGCTGCTCGCCACCACCTCGCCCGACGCGTCACACCGAATCTACGCCCTCGCAGTCCGGCACGAGCTGGCCCCCAACATGGACCAGCTCGGTTCCGTCTACGCCATCAACGCCGAGACCGGCAAGACCACCTGGCTGCACCAGCAGCGTGCCGCGACCCTATCGCTCGTCGCCACCGGCGGCGGTCTCGTCTTCGGCGGCGACGCGGCGGGACGCTTCCACGCGTTCGATCAAGAGACCGGCGAAATCCTCTGGGAGATCAACCTCGGTTCCCCCGTCTCCGGCTTCCCGATCAGCTTCGCCGTCGACGGCCGGCAATACATTGCCGTCAGCACTGGCCGGGCGGCCACGACGGCCAGTTTTCTGGAATTGACGCCGGAGTTGCGGCCGAGCATTGGGAACAACTTATTCGTGTTTGCGTTACCTTAGCCCCAAAGTTAGCTGACTCTTCGGCATCTCGCAGACAGGCTAGCGGTACGCCTTGCAAGGTGAGAAATGAACGAGGTCGATCGAATTCGACAACTGATCTGGACCGCCTTGGTCGAGCCGGCGATCCAGCGCGGGCAATCTCAAGTCATGTTCGACTGGCAAACTGTCGTCGATCACGTCAGGGCGGCCGGGATTCGCGGGAATCAGGCGAACATCCAGAACGCGCTGGAGTCGTGGGACGACCGGCGGATCAGTGTGCGGTGGATGGGGCAGCGGCGCGGGAGAGATAAGCGCCTTGCCTACGTGATTGATGTCGCCGATTGATCGCGTGCACTAGGGTATCGGTGGGCTCTTTGGTGTACACAACAACCCCGTCGCCGCCGACAACTGACAACGCGCCCAGAAACTCGTCGTCGGAGATGTCGGCTAGAGCTAGACAACGGTAACGGCGGTCGCGGTCGAATCAAGAACGATTCGCGCCATGCTAGACAACCAAGCTTCACTACATCGACGACCTAACCGAGCAGCTTCGTCGGTCTGGCAAGTCTAAGGTCGACCCGTTCAAGTACGGTACATCTTGGTATGCGTTACGAAATGGGCGGGACTGCGTCGTCAAGGGTAGCTCAGGTTCCTACCGTGGCAGTCGTCACGTCGGTCTCCATTCGGGGTGCTCCAATCCACTGGTTCCGGACTTCCGCGAACTCGTCAT is a window from the Acidobacteriota bacterium genome containing:
- the mrdA gene encoding penicillin-binding protein 2, whose translation is MAYRLSPSIEQATRADARRVGFLLIGFQASVALVFVGVLTAFWYFQVSQHERFLLRSENNYQRQLDLRAPRGVILDRDGRVLVENRDTSNISLIRDQAEQIDESIATLSRVTGVDVQAVRDTLERHRNVPSSRPVAVVQNASLAQIASVAARRLELPGVVVEQTPNRYYPAADLAAHSFGYVGEITEGQLDQEQFAGLRSGDIIGHAGVERTYNHLLMGTDGQRHIVVDNIGREFEVVRETLPVEGHQLRLTIDYDLQKAAEDAFRAAGFNGAAVMLDPWSGDVLALVSLPAYDPNAFANGIDGAAWTALNRDRLKPLQNRALQGRYSPGSTFKIAMAVAALEEGVIDPDFKVACHGGGTFYGRFYRCHATHGVVGMEEALEKSCNTYFYTLGQQLDVDQIHKWSTALGLGELSGIDLPYEVQGLVPSRAWKQEATGERWYPGETISVAIGQGQVSVTPMSLAVMMATVANGGQRVTPRLLDAWNDGSGWQRASNPSMASIVRMSPQTIETLRTGLWNVVNREGTGRRGRIRGRDVIGKTGTAQVISLDGLEAAGETDRDLRDHGWFVFAAPRDVPRVAGVVFAEHSEHGYLAAPIARHLMETYFAKAEGEPLPVLPPPAPPARPAVGPDRADVPAGGSPAEPPALPGGEPVAAGDLVGAGGDP
- a CDS encoding NupC/NupG family nucleoside CNT transporter, with product MRALMGIAAFILTAVACSANAAAIRWRTVAWGIGLQLALGIFILRFSIGGVRPGYAAFSAIADVATAFMGFTSAGSEFVFGVLADPAAMEQVFPTGLVLAFAALPIIIFASSVFTVLYYLGILQVAVSLMARAMMPLMRTSGAESLSAAANVFLGQTEAPIVVRPYIPAMTQSELLALMTGGLATIAGSVFAIYVSLGADPVAMLTGSVMAAPCGLYLAKILLPETDQPATAGRAVISRERQHVNLVDAAASGAASGMQLAFNVAAMLIAFLAFIAMIDAMLGFVRPGLSMAGIFAFLFAPVAALLGVPPADIPAVADLLGTKLVTNEFVAYVKMGGEYATTLSDRGRTLVTFALTGFANFGSIGIVLGGIGSMAPDRRVDLARLSGRALLAGFTATMINACVAALLL
- a CDS encoding DUF664 domain-containing protein, yielding MTDPATSADAAFVDIARSRLCVHLTGQVRACIGALRPEQIWWRPNEKSNAIGNLVLHCTGSTRFYIGRIIGGSDFVRDRRTEFAERRELPAALLRANLDQAIEEADAALRGFDPGRLLEVTEETPEPMTLAEVITLQVSHYALHVGQIAYATKLINADAIHEIWRKTPSR
- the rodA gene encoding rod shape-determining protein RodA, translated to MIVDRRLLAHFDWPLLTALGLLSLLGLLMIYSATYDPATGQAGPQVLRQLVALVIGFAALAACLAFDYRALIERSALLYGGLLAALALTLVAGVEQGGAQRWLNLGVATIQPSEFARVVLALVLAMLLVRSRYRQRTTGDWVLACVVVAIPVLMIMQQPDLGTAATLLPVGLAMALMAGMRFRVLGALAVVAILAAPVVWAYGLEDYQRTRVASFLDPERDPRGAGYQQIQARITVGAGGLTGRGFLQGTQSQYNFVPAAHTDFIFSVLAEEHGFLGVVFALGLYLFVILRSLQAARVSEDRLGVLLVAGIMAGFTFQVVYNVTMSAGLLPVKGLTLPLLSYGRSSVIATLIGFGLILNVRMYRFSKY
- a CDS encoding Rne/Rng family ribonuclease, with translation MNKELIVSSSGREVAAAILENDQVAEIYIERESQRGVAGNIYKGRVRKVLPGMQSAFVDIGLERDAFLYVSDVLDTIEEFERLESGDSDDDPPAGDGAGADDASGNGSNGGSGGNANRGNGGKAKPTGRVRATGQNSADQKIENLLKGGQEVLVQVVKEPLGTKGARVTSHVSVPGRFLVFMPAADSVGVSRKIDSREERRRLRGIIKSFREENGFPGGIIIRTAAARRSTEDIEGDLRYFNELWTEMREQMDSRRAPAVLHREENLVAKLLRDHLTDDYSAIRIDDTREHDRARGLVERFMPSLAPRLQHYTKTFPIFEEYGVQSEIDKALRSKVWLKSGGYIVINQTEALVAIDVNTGRYVGKKSSGLEETIVKTNLEAAAEIVRQIRLRDLGGIIVLDFIDMDDRKNRLKVAQAFEQEMRRDRAPSKTAHVSDFGLIIVTRKRVRQSLERQLTDPCPYCSGSGVIKSTSTICHEILAEMQKAGPDLHGRPVQLRVNPDIARILRKEEQGVRRDIEKLLGSALTIEADDRLHHEQFDVMAW